The stretch of DNA TCCGTTTCACCCTCACGGCGGAGTTATCTTTATCAAAAACTCAGGCAGGACCCGCGGAAGGGGTGCGATGGTCCTCGCAAAACTGTAAATACTCCCGGAGTTGATTCCGCAACAACTGCGGCGTATCCAGCTCGTAAGGACAGTGGTTCCGGCAGTGGCCGCAATCCTGGCATTGTTCGATCCGCAACATTTGCGCTTTCCAGTCATCCCCCAAATACGTTTGATAGGTTGAACGCTTCAGGAAGAAAGCGATTCGCGCCGCCATCGGAATGGGGATCCCCGCCGGACAGGGAAGACAGTAACCACAGCCCCGGCAGAAAGCTCCGGACAATTCAGCCCGATCCCGCCCGATCACGCTCCACATGGCCTCATCGAGGACCGGTGGATTCTCCTCAAGCGCTAGAAACTCATCCAATTCCCACTCATGTTGAATCCCCCAGATCGGCACCACATTATCGTATTGGCGTAAAAAGGCGAAAGTGGCGGCGGCCTGGGTAATCAACCCGCCCGATAGACCTTTCATGGCAATCAGGCCGCAATCATATTTCCGGCACTCCTCAATCAGCTCGAGGTCGGCAGCGGATGATAACGAATTCAGCGGGAATTGCACCGTGTCGAAAAGCCCGGAAGCGGCAGCCTGAAGGGCTACGTCCAACCGGTGATTGGTGAACCCGATGTGCCGGATCATTCCTTGCGCCTTGGCGTCCAACAGGGCCCGGTAAGCGTCTCCCTCGGGGTCCGGCAGGGCGGGTGGGTTATGCAGTTGATAAATATCGATATAATCGGTTTTCAATAAGTTCAGACTGGTTTCAAGGTTCCTGGCGATCAGCTCCCCATTGCCGATCGGCGTTTTGGTGGCAATGATGATCTCTTTCCGGACATCCCCCAGCGCTTCGCCGATCTTGGCCTCGCTATCCGTATAAGCCCGGGCGGTATCAAAAAAATTGATGCCGTTCCGAAAGGCCTTGCGCAACAAATGAGCGGCAGCGCCAAAGGAAATCCGCTGGATGGGAATAGCCCCAAAACCACTCCGGCTGACCGTCAAGCCAGTACGGCCCAAACGTATTTTCTCCATCAACGACCCTCCTTATCATAGAGTAGGTTGACTCGGCTTTGCTCAGCGCGGCCTGCTCCGGCGTTCGGTCATGGAGATGCCGTCCAAACCCCAGGCGTCGGGATTCAGCTCGTCAATGATAAAATAATTGGCTTCCTCCTGATTTCCGAGGACCCTCACCATCAATTCCTTGGTGGCCCGCATCATCCGGGCCATCTCCTCCGGATTGCTGGTGCCTTTCGATATTTTTATATTGACGAAAGATACCGCGCCGGCCTTCGCGGCGGAACCGCCAATCAGCCATTGTTCGGTGGGGATCTCCTCAATGATGATGGTGGTCAGCCTTTTCTCCCGGCCCATTACCGTGCCGATCAATTCGGTCAACCCGGCGGCAATCTCGGTTCGTTGCAGGTCGGTGACCTGTCCTTTGGCCAACTTTAATTGCACAAACGGCATCCACAACTCTCCTTTCGAATATTGGGGAAATAAACACTAATTCAATCTCTTTCGGTCTTTTCCTCTACCTCACGGCATTTTTAACAAAAATCGCAGTAATTTCTGTTGCCGTTCCACGGGCCAATCGAAACCAGGAAGCTTTCGGACAAAATAAAAAACAGGATGCATTGCGCACCCTGCTGTAGACGGAATATTTTTTACATTTTGGCTTGGCGCGGTTTGGCCTCGTTAACGATGATCTCCCGACCGCCCATGTCTTTACCGTTCATTGCCTCAATCACCCGGTCGACGTCTTCATCTTCGACCTCGATAAACCCGAAGCCTCGAGAACGACCATTGGCCGGATCGGTAATAATCCGGCTCGATTTGACCTGAGCCTGATCTGCAAAAAAGGATGCCAAATCTTCTTTTGTGGCCGACCAGGGCAAATTTCCGACATATAAGGTCTTGGTCAACTTTTTCACCTCTCTTTCATCCGTAAGGACGTGAGGGCTCAGTCCTAAATCGCGCTAGCCAGTACCGTTTATATGTTGACTGTTTATGGCCCCGGCATCATCGGTTCTGATTCAGTTGTTTAACCCGAGTTTTAAGTTGCCGGAGCATTCGAGCATCAAAACTCAGTTTTTCGAGTCAGGAAACCAGCGAACGGTTCAACTTCAGCCCTTTACCGTTAATATTGTGCGTCAAAAAAATCTGACTATACCAGCGGTGACGCCAATTTTAAAAATCCCGGTAAATTCGCTTTTCCGCGATGTACTCCAGTACTGGATCCGGCACCAGGTAACGGATCGACCGTTCGTACATTAGCTCCACTCTCAACCAAGTCGAGGAAATATCGAGCAACGGCGCTTCCAAAAAGAGAATCCGCTCTCTGAAAGGGTGCAGGAAGGCCGGCCAGTCATCCCCTTTTTTCAGAATCGGATACCCCGGGCGGAAGGCGGTGATGATCCGGGCTTCCTCCAGTATCGATTGATAATCTTTCCAGGAGTGAAGCTCCAGCAATGAGTCAAAACCCATGATCAGGGCCGCTTCCATTCCAGGATGGCTTTGCTTGAGTTGACGGACGGTATCGATCGAATAGGACGGACCGGTTCTTTCCAACTCGACGCCGGAAGCTTCAAAATTCGGATGGTCGGCAATGGCCAATTCCACCATTTTCAAGCGGTTTGCAGCCGAGGTGGACACCTCGCCGATCTTATGAGGCGGAATTGCCGCCGGAACGAAAAGTACCTTCTCAAGATGATAAGCTTCCCGGGCCTTCTCCGCCAGAACCAGGTGGCCGAAGTGAATCGGATCAAATGTGCCGCCCATCATTCCAAACATCATCTTTGTGTCAACTCCATGCCGAGATTGATCAAGACCCTAAAATGCCGGCTCAAGCGTCATTCATTTCCGAATCTGACCGTCGCCGTAAATAATATACTTAATGGTCGTCAATGCCTCCAGACCCATCGGTCCCCGGGCATGTAGCTTCTGCGTGCTGATGCCGATCTCCGCGCCAAAGCCGAATTCAAAACCATCAGTGAACCGTGTCGAAGCATTCACATAAACCGCGGCCGCGTCAATCTCGGCCAAAAACAAGCGGGCCTTGGCGTAACTGGTCGTGACGATGCACTCGGAGTGCCGGGTCCCGTAGCGGTTGATATGCGCGATCGCCTCGTGGACATCGGCCACGATTTTGACTGCCAGGATCAGATCCAGGTACTCGGTGGCCCAATCCTCTTCCGTGGCCGGCCGCGCCGCAATGAGCCGGCAAGTCTCAGGGCAGCCCCGTAGCTCAACCCCCGCTTTCTGGTAATCCTCGGCGAGCAGCGGCAAGATGCGCGGAGCAATGTCCCGCTGGACTAACAGCGTCTCCATGGCATTGCAGACGCCCGGACGATGCACCTTGGCGTTAAAGGCAATCCTACGGGCCATCTCCAGTTCGGCGTCGCCGTCAATATAGGTATGACAGTTCCCGACACCGGTCTCGATAACCGGAACCGTGGAGTTTTCGACCACCGCCCGGATCAGTCCGGAACCGCCGCGCGGAATGAGCACATCTAAATACTGATTCAACTTCATCAGCGCCGTGGCCGCTTCCCGCTCAGTCCGCTCCACCAAAA from Hydrogenispora ethanolica encodes:
- a CDS encoding tautomerase family protein, whose translation is MPFVQLKLAKGQVTDLQRTEIAAGLTELIGTVMGREKRLTTIIIEEIPTEQWLIGGSAAKAGAVSFVNIKISKGTSNPEEMARMMRATKELMVRVLGNQEEANYFIIDELNPDAWGLDGISMTERRSRPR
- a CDS encoding aldo/keto reductase; the encoded protein is MEKIRLGRTGLTVSRSGFGAIPIQRISFGAAAHLLRKAFRNGINFFDTARAYTDSEAKIGEALGDVRKEIIIATKTPIGNGELIARNLETSLNLLKTDYIDIYQLHNPPALPDPEGDAYRALLDAKAQGMIRHIGFTNHRLDVALQAAASGLFDTVQFPLNSLSSAADLELIEECRKYDCGLIAMKGLSGGLITQAAATFAFLRQYDNVVPIWGIQHEWELDEFLALEENPPVLDEAMWSVIGRDRAELSGAFCRGCGYCLPCPAGIPIPMAARIAFFLKRSTYQTYLGDDWKAQMLRIEQCQDCGHCRNHCPYELDTPQLLRNQLREYLQFCEDHRTPSAGPA
- a CDS encoding RNA recognition motif domain-containing protein; protein product: MTKTLYVGNLPWSATKEDLASFFADQAQVKSSRIITDPANGRSRGFGFIEVEDEDVDRVIEAMNGKDMGGREIIVNEAKPRQAKM
- the nadD gene encoding nicotinate-nucleotide adenylyltransferase translates to MMFGMMGGTFDPIHFGHLVLAEKAREAYHLEKVLFVPAAIPPHKIGEVSTSAANRLKMVELAIADHPNFEASGVELERTGPSYSIDTVRQLKQSHPGMEAALIMGFDSLLELHSWKDYQSILEEARIITAFRPGYPILKKGDDWPAFLHPFRERILFLEAPLLDISSTWLRVELMYERSIRYLVPDPVLEYIAEKRIYRDF
- a CDS encoding glutamate-5-semialdehyde dehydrogenase encodes the protein MEIAEYVAEIGRRAKQTAPILARLSSTCKNQLLIKMADYLVAESEAILAANRQDVEQGKSKGLSAALIDRLTLTPQRIQGMAEGLRTLVSLEDPIGKVTGMWKRPNGLEIGQQRVPLGVVGIIYEARPNVTVDAAGLTLKTGNAVILKGGSEALHSNQALVGTLRKALADLELPEDAVILVERTEREAATALMKLNQYLDVLIPRGGSGLIRAVVENSTVPVIETGVGNCHTYIDGDAELEMARRIAFNAKVHRPGVCNAMETLLVQRDIAPRILPLLAEDYQKAGVELRGCPETCRLIAARPATEEDWATEYLDLILAVKIVADVHEAIAHINRYGTRHSECIVTTSYAKARLFLAEIDAAAVYVNASTRFTDGFEFGFGAEIGISTQKLHARGPMGLEALTTIKYIIYGDGQIRK